A genome region from Pseudomonas sp. S06B 330 includes the following:
- a CDS encoding M18 family aminopeptidase, which translates to MRDALNQGLIDFLKASPTPFHATAALAQRLEAAGYQRLDERDSWATVAGGRYYLTRNDSSIIAFKLGRHSPLLDGIRLVGAHTDSPCLRVKPQPELQRHGFWQLGVEVYGGALLAPWFDRDLSLAGRVTFRRDGKVESQLVDFKLPIAVIPNLAIHLNRTANEGWAINPQTELPPILAQVAGDERVDFRALLTDQLAREHGLNADVVLDYELSFYDTQSAALIGLHGEFIAGARLDNLLSCYAGLQALLNADSDETCVLVCNDHEEVGSCSACGADGPMLEQTLRRLLPEGDDFVRAIQRSLLVSADNAHGVHPNYADKHDANHGPKLNAGPVIKVNNNQRYATNSETAGFFRHLCMAEEVPVQSFVVRSDMGCGSTIGPITASHLGVRTVDIGLPTFAMHSIRELCGSEDLAHLVKVLTAFYRSRDLP; encoded by the coding sequence ATGCGCGATGCACTGAATCAAGGCCTGATCGACTTTCTCAAGGCCTCCCCTACGCCGTTCCACGCCACCGCTGCCCTGGCCCAACGCCTGGAAGCCGCCGGTTACCAGCGCCTGGACGAGCGCGACAGTTGGGCCACCGTGGCCGGCGGTCGCTACTACCTGACCCGCAACGACTCCTCGATCATCGCCTTCAAGCTCGGCCGTCATTCGCCGTTGCTCGATGGCATTCGCCTGGTTGGCGCCCATACCGACAGCCCATGCCTGCGGGTCAAACCGCAACCTGAGCTGCAGCGCCACGGTTTCTGGCAGCTGGGCGTGGAAGTCTACGGGGGGGCGCTGCTCGCCCCTTGGTTCGACCGCGACCTGTCGCTGGCTGGACGGGTCACTTTCCGCCGTGACGGCAAGGTCGAGAGCCAACTGGTCGACTTCAAGCTGCCGATCGCTGTCATCCCCAACCTGGCGATCCACCTCAACCGCACGGCCAACGAAGGTTGGGCGATCAACCCGCAGACCGAACTGCCACCGATCCTTGCGCAAGTCGCCGGGGACGAGCGCGTCGACTTCCGCGCCCTGCTCACCGATCAGTTGGCCCGCGAGCATGGCCTGAATGCCGATGTGGTGCTGGATTACGAGCTGAGCTTCTACGATACCCAGAGCGCCGCCCTGATCGGCCTGCACGGTGAGTTCATCGCCGGTGCCCGCCTGGACAACCTGCTGTCTTGCTACGCCGGCCTGCAGGCCTTGCTCAACGCCGACAGCGACGAAACCTGTGTGCTGGTGTGCAACGACCACGAAGAAGTCGGCTCCTGCTCGGCCTGCGGTGCCGACGGGCCAATGCTCGAGCAGACCCTGCGCCGCCTGCTGCCCGAAGGTGACGACTTCGTCCGTGCGATCCAGCGTTCGCTGCTGGTCTCGGCTGACAACGCCCACGGTGTGCACCCCAACTATGCCGACAAGCACGACGCCAACCATGGTCCCAAGCTCAATGCAGGGCCTGTGATCAAGGTCAACAACAACCAGCGCTACGCCACCAACAGCGAGACCGCTGGCTTCTTCCGCCACCTGTGCATGGCCGAAGAAGTGCCGGTGCAAAGCTTTGTGGTGCGCAGCGACATGGGGTGCGGCTCAACCATCGGCCCGATCACCGCCAGCCACCTGGGCGTGCGTACGGTCGATATCGGCCTGCCGACCTTCGCCATGCACTCGATCCGCGAACTGTGCGGCAGCGAAGACCTGGCGCATCTGGTCAAGGTGCTGACCGCGTTCTATCGCAGCCGCGACTTGCCGTAA
- a CDS encoding RluA family pseudouridine synthase, whose product MPLSNVHVLFEDDAILVINKPTLLLSVPGRAEDNKDCLITRLQENGYPDALIVHRLDWETSGIILLARDADSHRELSRQFHDRETEKAYTALCWGQPELDSGSIDLPLRYDPPTKPRHVVDHEQGKHALTFWRILERCGDHCRVELTPITGRSHQLRVHMLSIGHPLLGDRLYAYPEALAAHERLCLHASMLSFTHPVSGERLRFECPAPF is encoded by the coding sequence ATGCCGCTGTCCAATGTTCACGTCCTCTTTGAGGATGACGCCATTCTGGTGATCAACAAACCGACCCTGCTGTTGTCGGTGCCAGGGCGCGCCGAAGACAACAAGGATTGCCTGATCACCCGCCTGCAGGAAAACGGCTATCCCGACGCGTTGATCGTTCATCGACTGGATTGGGAAACGTCTGGGATCATCCTGCTGGCCCGCGATGCCGACAGTCACCGCGAGCTGTCACGCCAGTTCCACGACCGGGAAACCGAGAAAGCCTACACCGCCTTGTGCTGGGGCCAGCCGGAGCTCGACAGCGGCAGCATCGACCTGCCCCTGCGCTACGACCCGCCGACCAAGCCGCGCCATGTGGTCGACCATGAGCAAGGCAAGCATGCCCTGACCTTCTGGCGCATCCTGGAACGCTGTGGCGATCATTGCCGGGTGGAACTGACGCCGATTACCGGGCGCTCTCACCAGTTGCGCGTACACATGCTGTCGATTGGTCATCCGCTGCTGGGGGACCGACTGTACGCTTATCCTGAAGCCCTCGCTGCCCATGAGCGGCTGTGCTTGCATGCAAGCATGCTCAGCTTTACCCATCCGGTTTCCGGGGAGCGCTTGCGCTTCGAGTGTCCGGCGCCGTTCTGA
- the minE gene encoding cell division topological specificity factor MinE codes for MNLFDFFRASKKVSTASVAKERLQIIVAHERGQRSTPDYLPALQKELVEVIRKYVNIGSDDVHVALEDQGSCSILELNITLPDR; via the coding sequence ATGAACCTTTTTGACTTCTTTCGTGCCAGCAAAAAAGTAAGCACCGCGTCGGTCGCGAAAGAGCGTCTACAGATCATCGTGGCGCACGAACGCGGCCAACGTAGTACTCCGGACTACTTGCCAGCCCTGCAGAAGGAACTGGTGGAGGTGATCCGCAAGTACGTCAACATCGGCTCCGATGATGTGCATGTCGCTCTGGAAGACCAGGGCAGCTGCTCGATCCTGGAACTCAACATCACCCTGCCCGATCGTTGA
- the minD gene encoding septum site-determining protein MinD → MAKILVVTSGKGGVGKTTTSAAIGTGLALRGHKTVIVDFDVGLRNLDLIMGCERRVVYDFVNVVNGEANLQQALIKDKRLENLYVLAASQTRDKDALTQDGVEKVLMQLKEDFEYVVCDSPAGIEKGAHLAMYFADEAIVVTNPEVSSVRDSDRMLGLLASKSRRAERNEDPIKEHLLITRYHPERVSQGEMLGVEDVKEILSVALLGVIPESQAVLKASNQGVPVILDDQSDAGQAYSDTVDRLLGKNVEHRFLDVKKKGFFERLFGGN, encoded by the coding sequence TTGGCCAAGATTCTCGTGGTTACATCCGGCAAGGGTGGTGTGGGTAAGACCACCACCAGCGCCGCTATTGGTACCGGCCTCGCACTGCGTGGTCACAAGACCGTCATCGTCGACTTCGACGTCGGCCTGCGTAACCTCGACCTGATCATGGGCTGCGAACGCCGCGTGGTGTACGACTTCGTCAACGTCGTCAACGGCGAAGCCAACCTGCAGCAGGCTCTGATCAAGGACAAGCGCCTTGAGAACCTTTACGTGCTGGCCGCCAGCCAGACCCGTGACAAGGACGCGCTGACCCAGGATGGCGTGGAAAAGGTCCTGATGCAGCTCAAGGAAGACTTCGAGTACGTGGTCTGCGACTCCCCGGCCGGTATCGAGAAAGGTGCCCACCTGGCGATGTACTTCGCCGACGAGGCCATCGTCGTGACCAACCCTGAAGTGTCCTCGGTACGTGACTCGGACCGCATGCTCGGCCTGCTGGCCAGCAAATCGCGCCGCGCCGAGCGTAACGAAGACCCGATCAAAGAACACCTGCTGATCACCCGCTACCATCCAGAGCGCGTGAGCCAGGGCGAAATGCTTGGCGTCGAAGACGTCAAAGAGATCCTCTCGGTTGCCCTGCTCGGCGTGATCCCGGAATCCCAGGCGGTGCTCAAGGCATCCAACCAGGGCGTACCGGTGATTCTCGACGACCAGAGCGACGCGGGCCAGGCCTACAGCGATACCGTTGACCGCCTGTTGGGTAAAAATGTGGAACATCGGTTCCTTGATGTGAAGAAGAAGGGATTCTTCGAGCGCCTGTTTGGAGGCAACTAA
- the minC gene encoding septum site-determining protein MinC yields the protein MQTMSQTQSPDQDPVFQLKGSMLAITVLELARNNLEGLDRQLAAKVAQAPNFFSNTPLVLALDKLPPGEGPIDLPGLMRVCRHHGLRTLAIRASRIEDIAAAIAIDLPVLPPSGARERPVEPEPEVKKAEPAPPPPPAPAPEPAIKPTKIITTPVRGGQQIYAQGGDLVVVSSVSPGAELLADGNIHVYGAMRGRALAGIKGNTRARIFCQQLTAEMVSIAGQYKVSEDLRRDPLWGTGVQISLSGDVLNITRL from the coding sequence ATGCAGACCATGAGCCAAACCCAATCGCCAGACCAAGACCCCGTGTTCCAGCTCAAGGGCAGCATGCTCGCCATCACTGTGCTTGAGCTTGCCCGGAACAACCTCGAAGGCCTCGACCGGCAGTTGGCGGCCAAAGTTGCCCAGGCGCCGAATTTTTTCAGCAACACGCCGCTGGTGCTGGCCCTGGACAAGCTGCCGCCAGGTGAAGGTCCCATCGATCTGCCCGGGCTGATGCGCGTCTGCCGCCATCATGGCCTGCGCACCCTGGCCATTCGTGCCAGCCGTATCGAAGACATCGCCGCAGCCATTGCCATCGATCTGCCGGTGCTGCCACCGTCCGGCGCGCGTGAGCGGCCGGTCGAACCTGAGCCGGAAGTGAAGAAGGCAGAGCCTGCACCGCCACCGCCACCGGCGCCAGCCCCTGAACCAGCCATCAAGCCGACCAAAATCATCACCACGCCTGTACGTGGTGGCCAGCAAATCTACGCCCAAGGTGGCGATCTGGTCGTGGTGTCATCGGTCAGCCCCGGCGCGGAACTTCTCGCCGATGGCAACATCCATGTGTACGGTGCCATGCGTGGACGGGCGCTGGCCGGGATCAAGGGCAATACCCGGGCACGCATCTTCTGCCAGCAGTTGACAGCCGAGATGGTCTCGATCGCCGGCCAGTACAAGGTCTCCGAAGACCTGCGCCGTGATCCGCTGTGGGGGACTGGCGTACAGATCAGCCTGTCTGGTGACGTGTTGAACATCACCCGTCTTTAA
- a CDS encoding lipid A biosynthesis lauroyl acyltransferase — protein sequence MDRPRFRRYFLHPRFWPLWLGLGLLWLIVQLPYRVLLVIGRLLGALMYLVAGERRRIAARNLELCFPELPSVERQRLLKENFASTGIAFFEMAMSWWWPKARLARLAHIEGLEHLQAAQRDGQGAILMALHFTTLEIGAALLGQEHTIDGMYREHGNPVFDYIQRRGRERHNLDSLAVEREDVRGMLKLLRAGRAIWYAPDQDYGAKQSLFVPLFGIQAATVTATTKFARLGKARVIPFTQQRLADGSGYRLVIHPPLADFPGETEEADCLRINRWIEGALRECPEQYLWAHRRFKSRPPGEPKLYDKRR from the coding sequence ATGGATCGCCCGCGTTTTCGTCGTTACTTTCTGCATCCGCGCTTCTGGCCGCTGTGGCTGGGGCTGGGGCTGCTGTGGTTGATCGTGCAGCTGCCGTACCGGGTATTGCTGGTGATCGGTCGCCTGCTGGGTGCCTTGATGTACCTGGTCGCCGGTGAGCGCCGGCGTATTGCTGCGCGCAACTTGGAGCTGTGTTTTCCGGAACTACCGTCCGTCGAACGGCAGCGCTTGCTCAAGGAAAATTTCGCTTCCACCGGCATCGCCTTCTTCGAAATGGCCATGAGCTGGTGGTGGCCAAAGGCCCGCTTGGCGCGCCTGGCGCACATCGAAGGGTTGGAGCACTTGCAGGCGGCCCAGCGTGATGGGCAGGGTGCCATTCTTATGGCTTTGCACTTCACCACCCTGGAAATCGGTGCGGCCTTGCTTGGGCAGGAACACACCATCGACGGCATGTACCGTGAGCACGGCAACCCGGTATTCGACTACATCCAGCGCCGTGGCCGTGAGCGACACAACCTTGACTCGCTGGCCGTGGAGCGTGAAGACGTGCGGGGCATGCTCAAGCTGCTGCGCGCCGGCCGCGCGATCTGGTATGCGCCGGACCAGGACTACGGCGCCAAGCAGAGTCTGTTCGTACCGCTGTTCGGTATCCAGGCGGCCACTGTGACGGCTACCACCAAGTTTGCGCGTTTGGGCAAGGCCCGGGTCATTCCGTTCACCCAGCAGCGCCTGGCGGACGGTAGCGGTTATCGCCTGGTGATCCATCCGCCACTGGCAGATTTCCCGGGTGAGACGGAAGAAGCCGACTGCCTGCGCATCAATCGGTGGATTGAAGGGGCCTTGCGTGAATGTCCGGAGCAGTACCTGTGGGCGCATCGACGCTTCAAGTCGCGCCCGCCCGGGGAGCCCAAGCTCTACGATAAACGGCGTTGA
- a CDS encoding patatin-like phospholipase family protein — MSAQPITGLILSGGGARAAYQVGVLAGIADLLPAGAANPFPVIVGTSAGAINAVTLASGAMHFADAIRRLTRFWQGFRSHQVLRSDWPGVIRQASRFVGHSLLGLGAPVPVALLDSSPLRQLLNEHLDINGIAQALEQQQLHAVAVTAFGYESGQAVTFYQGRGAIDPWLRHRRIGLPTRLSVDHLLASSAIPLLFAPVKLGEEYFGDGAVRQSAPISPALHLGASRVLVVGVSGNPQRPVEGEPRPRLFSGQQPSLAQIGGHMLNSTFIDSLEDDIELLQRLNHLSHLMPEHVERRRLGLAPVEVLVVAPSQPLDEIAARHRRELPAALRLFLRGPGATKTSGAGVLSYLLFEAGYCSELIELGRRDALAKRRELGNFLGL, encoded by the coding sequence ATGTCAGCACAACCGATCACAGGATTGATCCTCTCTGGCGGTGGCGCCCGCGCCGCTTATCAGGTTGGTGTGCTGGCCGGCATTGCCGATCTGCTGCCCGCCGGTGCGGCCAATCCCTTTCCCGTGATCGTCGGCACGTCGGCCGGAGCGATCAATGCGGTGACCCTGGCCAGTGGTGCCATGCACTTTGCCGATGCCATCCGCCGCCTCACCCGTTTCTGGCAGGGCTTTCGCAGCCATCAAGTGCTGCGCAGCGACTGGCCGGGGGTGATTCGCCAAGCCAGTCGTTTTGTCGGTCATAGCCTGCTCGGCCTTGGCGCGCCGGTGCCGGTGGCCTTGCTCGACAGCTCACCGCTGCGCCAGTTGCTCAACGAACACCTGGACATCAACGGCATCGCCCAGGCCCTTGAACAGCAACAGTTACATGCGGTGGCAGTGACCGCCTTCGGTTACGAGTCTGGCCAGGCTGTTACCTTCTATCAGGGGCGCGGCGCCATTGATCCGTGGTTACGCCACCGGCGCATCGGACTGCCAACACGTCTGAGTGTCGATCATTTGCTAGCCAGCTCCGCCATTCCACTGCTGTTCGCTCCGGTCAAACTCGGTGAGGAGTACTTTGGCGATGGCGCGGTACGTCAGTCGGCACCGATCAGCCCGGCCCTGCACTTGGGCGCCAGCCGCGTGCTGGTGGTCGGCGTCAGTGGCAACCCGCAGCGTCCGGTCGAGGGTGAGCCGCGCCCGCGCCTGTTCAGCGGCCAGCAGCCAAGCCTGGCGCAGATTGGCGGACACATGCTCAACAGCACCTTCATCGATAGCCTGGAAGACGATATTGAGTTGCTTCAGCGTCTCAACCACCTCAGCCACTTGATGCCCGAGCACGTGGAGCGACGGCGCCTGGGCCTGGCGCCGGTGGAGGTGCTGGTGGTCGCACCGAGTCAGCCGCTGGATGAGATTGCCGCACGGCATCGCCGCGAGCTGCCGGCAGCCCTGCGCCTGTTCCTGCGGGGGCCGGGGGCGACCAAGACCAGTGGTGCAGGGGTGCTCAGCTACCTGTTGTTCGAAGCCGGTTACTGCAGCGAACTGATCGAGCTAGGGCGGCGCGACGCCCTGGCCAAGCGCCGTGAGCTGGGTAATTTCCTCGGTCTGTAG
- a CDS encoding MlaA family lipoprotein, with protein sequence MVKRLLIASAFIASGLAQAAEETAPRASVIEADGFTEPLKELKFNPGLDQREFERSTLAALNVYDPLESMNRRIYHFNYRFDQWVFLPVVNGYRYVTPSFVRTGVSNFFSNLGDVPNLFNSVLQFKGHRSMEITARLMLNTIIGVGGLWDPATKMGLPHQSEDFGQTLGFYGVPDGPYLMLPILGPSNLRDTGGLLVDYVAEDQANFLNVAEVSGDHPELVILRAVDKRYTTNFRYGQLNSPFEYEKVRYVYTEARKLQIAE encoded by the coding sequence GTGGTTAAACGTTTATTGATTGCTAGCGCATTTATTGCCAGTGGACTGGCCCAAGCTGCGGAAGAAACCGCGCCCCGTGCCAGCGTAATCGAAGCCGATGGCTTCACCGAGCCACTCAAGGAGCTCAAATTCAACCCGGGGCTGGACCAGCGTGAGTTCGAACGTTCGACCCTGGCGGCACTGAACGTCTATGACCCGTTGGAATCGATGAACCGGCGGATCTACCACTTCAACTACCGCTTCGACCAGTGGGTGTTCCTGCCAGTGGTCAATGGCTACCGCTATGTCACTCCCAGCTTTGTACGTACCGGGGTGAGCAATTTTTTCAGCAACCTGGGCGACGTACCTAACCTGTTCAACAGCGTTCTGCAGTTCAAGGGCCATCGCTCAATGGAGATCACCGCGCGGCTGATGCTCAACACCATCATTGGCGTGGGCGGCCTGTGGGACCCGGCAACCAAGATGGGCCTGCCCCATCAAAGCGAAGACTTCGGTCAAACCTTGGGCTTCTATGGCGTGCCGGATGGCCCCTACCTGATGCTGCCGATTCTCGGCCCTTCGAACCTGCGCGATACCGGCGGCTTGCTGGTGGACTATGTCGCCGAAGACCAGGCCAACTTCCTCAACGTGGCCGAAGTCAGCGGTGATCACCCGGAACTGGTCATCCTGCGCGCCGTCGACAAGCGATACACCACCAACTTTCGCTATGGCCAGCTGAACTCACCCTTCGAATATGAGAAGGTCCGCTACGTCTACACCGAGGCGCGCAAGTTGCAGATTGCAGAGTAA
- a CDS encoding serine/threonine protein kinase → MLRLLRLAALSGGLILSASASAQDIDAASYGYPLTNPFEATIATTPPDLRPQLPSDDDIDQADYSLNMRPERAFTLPDNFWAVKQLKYRLAEQDHPAPLIFLISGTGAPYASSINEYLKKLFYKAGYHVVQLSSPTSFDFITSASRYATPGVSKDDAEDLYRVMQGVRAQHPRLPVTEYYLSGYSLGALDAAFVSHLDETRRSFNFKRVLLLNPPVNLYTSISNLDKLVQTEVKGVNSSTTFYELVLNKLTRYFQQKGYIDLNDALLYDFQHSRQHLSNEQMAMIIGTSFRFSAADIAFTSDLINRRGLITPPKYPITESSSLTPFFKRALQCDFDCYMTEQVIPMWRARTDGGSLLQLIDQVSLYALKDYLQQSSKIAVMHNADDVILGPGDIGFLRSTFGDRLTLYPHGGHCGNLNYRVNSDAMLEFFRG, encoded by the coding sequence ATGCTTCGATTACTGCGCCTCGCTGCCCTCTCGGGCGGCCTTATCCTGAGTGCGTCCGCTTCGGCACAAGATATCGATGCCGCCAGTTACGGCTACCCACTGACCAATCCGTTCGAGGCGACCATCGCCACCACGCCGCCGGACTTGCGCCCACAGCTGCCCAGCGACGATGACATTGACCAGGCTGACTACAGCCTGAACATGCGTCCGGAGCGCGCCTTCACCCTCCCCGACAATTTCTGGGCAGTGAAACAGCTCAAATATCGCCTGGCCGAACAGGACCACCCGGCGCCGCTGATCTTTCTGATTTCCGGAACCGGTGCGCCCTACGCCAGCAGCATCAATGAATACCTCAAGAAGCTCTTCTACAAAGCCGGCTACCACGTGGTGCAGCTGTCTTCACCGACCAGCTTTGACTTCATCACCTCGGCCTCGCGCTACGCCACCCCTGGCGTCAGCAAAGACGACGCCGAAGACCTGTACCGAGTCATGCAAGGCGTGCGCGCCCAACACCCGCGCCTGCCGGTCACCGAGTACTACCTCAGCGGCTACAGCCTTGGTGCCCTGGATGCGGCATTCGTTAGCCATCTGGACGAAACCCGGCGCAGTTTCAACTTCAAGCGCGTGCTGCTGCTCAACCCACCAGTCAACCTCTACACCTCGATCAGCAATCTCGACAAGCTGGTGCAAACTGAGGTCAAAGGTGTCAATAGCAGCACCACCTTCTATGAGCTGGTGCTCAACAAGCTGACCCGTTATTTCCAGCAGAAGGGCTACATCGACCTTAACGACGCGCTGCTCTACGACTTCCAGCATTCGCGCCAGCACCTGAGCAACGAGCAGATGGCAATGATCATCGGCACCTCGTTCCGCTTCTCCGCTGCCGATATTGCCTTCACTTCTGACTTGATCAACCGCCGCGGGCTGATCACTCCGCCCAAGTACCCGATCACGGAGAGCAGCAGCCTCACTCCGTTCTTCAAGCGTGCCCTGCAGTGTGACTTCGATTGCTACATGACCGAGCAGGTCATCCCCATGTGGCGCGCCCGTACCGATGGCGGCAGCCTGCTGCAACTGATTGACCAGGTCAGCCTCTACGCCCTCAAGGATTACCTGCAACAGAGTTCGAAGATTGCCGTGATGCACAACGCCGACGATGTCATTCTCGGCCCGGGAGACATTGGCTTCCTGCGCTCCACCTTTGGTGATCGCTTGACCCTCTACCCCCACGGCGGCCATTGCGGCAACCTCAACTATCGCGTTAACAGCGACGCCATGCTGGAGTTTTTCCGTGGTTAA
- a CDS encoding glycoside hydrolase family 17 protein produces MSSTARFPILPYLFACLLGLFALGGLWYGLGKPVVLPDAASASHKLQCASYTPFDKDQSPFDQPFQLRPARMDADLALLAQRFECIRTYSMTGLEAIPQLARKHGLKVMLGAWINANPVDTQKEVKALIAAANANPDIVKAVIVGNETLLRKEVTGPQLAALITQVKSQVSVPVTYADVWEFWLQHPEIAPTVDFLTIHLLPYWEDDPKGIDDALVHVGEIRQVFGNRFAPKDIVIGETGWPSEGRQRETALPSRVNEARFIRGFVAMAEQNGWHYNLIEAFDQPWKRASEGAVGGYWGLYDADRKDKGILEGPVSNLALWPQWLIASGLLFAATLLLAGRVRGTRSALLLPLLAALGAASLGLWGELVRINSRFVGEWVWALLLAGLNLIVLAHGALALAQRQGWRERVFAWLEARAGGWLLAAGFAAAVSMLALVFDPRYRSFPSAALMLPAVVYLLRPVRGPRAEIGLLAFIVGAGIAPQLFREGLNNQQALVWAGVSVLMVGALWRSLRVRVQS; encoded by the coding sequence ATGTCCTCGACTGCCCGCTTCCCGATACTGCCCTATCTGTTTGCCTGCCTGCTCGGCCTGTTTGCGCTGGGAGGGCTCTGGTACGGGCTGGGCAAGCCGGTGGTGCTGCCCGATGCGGCCAGTGCCTCGCACAAATTGCAGTGCGCCTCCTACACGCCGTTCGATAAGGACCAATCGCCCTTCGACCAGCCCTTTCAACTGCGCCCGGCGCGCATGGACGCCGATCTGGCCTTGCTCGCACAGCGCTTTGAATGCATCCGCACCTATTCAATGACAGGGCTTGAGGCGATTCCGCAGCTGGCGCGTAAACATGGCTTGAAAGTGATGCTCGGCGCCTGGATCAACGCCAATCCGGTCGATACCCAAAAAGAGGTCAAGGCCCTTATCGCCGCGGCCAACGCCAACCCGGACATCGTCAAGGCGGTGATCGTCGGCAACGAAACGCTGCTGCGCAAGGAAGTCACTGGCCCACAGTTGGCCGCGCTGATCACGCAGGTGAAAAGCCAGGTCAGCGTACCGGTGACCTATGCCGACGTCTGGGAGTTCTGGCTGCAACACCCAGAGATCGCGCCAACCGTGGATTTCCTGACCATTCACTTGCTGCCGTACTGGGAAGATGATCCCAAAGGTATCGACGACGCCTTGGTGCATGTCGGCGAGATTCGCCAGGTGTTCGGCAACCGCTTTGCGCCCAAGGATATTGTCATTGGCGAAACCGGCTGGCCCAGCGAAGGTCGTCAGCGTGAGACCGCGCTGCCCAGCCGGGTCAATGAAGCACGCTTCATTCGCGGCTTTGTCGCCATGGCCGAACAGAACGGCTGGCACTACAACCTGATCGAAGCCTTCGACCAACCGTGGAAACGTGCCAGCGAAGGCGCAGTGGGCGGCTACTGGGGCCTGTATGACGCCGACCGCAAGGACAAGGGCATTCTCGAAGGGCCAGTGAGCAACCTCGCGTTGTGGCCGCAATGGTTGATTGCTAGTGGCCTGTTGTTTGCCGCCACCTTGCTCCTCGCCGGTCGAGTGCGCGGCACCCGCTCCGCTTTGCTGCTACCGCTGCTGGCCGCCTTGGGCGCGGCGAGCCTGGGGCTGTGGGGCGAATTGGTGCGGATCAACAGCCGCTTTGTTGGCGAATGGGTCTGGGCGCTGCTGTTGGCTGGCTTGAACCTGATTGTTCTCGCCCATGGCGCCTTGGCCCTGGCGCAACGGCAAGGCTGGCGCGAGCGAGTCTTTGCCTGGCTTGAGGCACGAGCCGGCGGGTGGTTGCTGGCTGCAGGTTTTGCCGCCGCCGTGAGCATGCTGGCGTTGGTCTTCGATCCGCGCTATCGCAGTTTTCCGAGTGCGGCGCTGATGTTGCCGGCGGTGGTTTACCTGTTGCGCCCGGTCCGTGGACCGCGGGCTGAGATTGGCTTGCTGGCGTTCATCGTCGGTGCCGGGATCGCACCGCAGTTGTTCCGTGAGGGCTTGAACAACCAACAGGCGTTGGTCTGGGCGGGGGTCAGTGTGCTGATGGTGGGGGCGTTGTGGCGTAGCCTGAGGGTTCGCGTCCAGTCTTGA
- a CDS encoding glycine betaine ABC transporter substrate-binding protein, which translates to MKMRRLLGLGTALAMAIGAAPAMAKEVSIGYVDGWSDSVATTNVAAEVIRQKLGYDVKLQAVATGIMWQGVATGKLDAMMSAWLPVTHGDYWTKNKDNVVDYGPNFKDAKIGLIVPEYVKANSLADLKTDDSFKHKIVGIDAGSGVMLKTDQAIKDYDLSGYKLQASSGAAMTAELGRAYAKQQSIAVTGWVPHWMFAKWKLKFLEDPKGVYGAAETVNSIGSKQLDSKAPEVAAFLKKFQWQSKDEIGEVMLAIQEGAKPEAAAKDWVAKHPERVAEWTAK; encoded by the coding sequence ATGAAAATGCGACGACTCCTGGGGCTGGGCACCGCCCTGGCAATGGCCATTGGCGCTGCACCAGCGATGGCCAAGGAAGTGAGCATCGGCTACGTCGATGGCTGGTCCGACAGTGTAGCGACCACCAACGTGGCTGCCGAAGTGATCAGACAGAAGCTCGGTTATGACGTCAAATTGCAGGCTGTGGCCACCGGGATCATGTGGCAGGGGGTGGCCACCGGTAAGCTCGATGCCATGATGTCGGCCTGGCTGCCGGTAACCCACGGCGACTATTGGACCAAGAACAAGGACAACGTGGTCGACTACGGCCCCAACTTCAAGGACGCCAAGATCGGGCTGATCGTCCCTGAATACGTCAAGGCCAACTCGCTGGCTGACCTCAAGACCGATGACAGTTTCAAACACAAGATCGTCGGCATCGATGCCGGCTCCGGGGTGATGCTCAAGACCGACCAGGCCATCAAGGATTACGACCTGAGCGGCTACAAACTCCAGGCCAGTTCCGGCGCGGCGATGACCGCAGAGTTGGGGCGTGCCTACGCCAAGCAGCAATCGATCGCAGTGACGGGCTGGGTGCCACACTGGATGTTCGCCAAGTGGAAACTCAAGTTCCTTGAAGACCCCAAAGGCGTGTACGGCGCGGCTGAAACCGTCAACAGCATCGGCAGCAAGCAACTGGACAGTAAGGCCCCGGAAGTCGCAGCCTTCCTGAAAAAATTCCAGTGGCAGTCCAAGGATGAAATCGGCGAGGTCATGTTGGCCATTCAAGAGGGCGCAAAACCCGAAGCCGCCGCCAAGGACTGGGTGGCCAAACACCCGGAGCGCGTCGCGGAGTGGACGGCCAAATAA